One part of the Solanum dulcamara chromosome 8, daSolDulc1.2, whole genome shotgun sequence genome encodes these proteins:
- the LOC129901097 gene encoding CASP-like protein 4A3 → MKNPNPEPNFSSNHRNLHKQSSSHISMSDTESQVSPIDSFYSPLRSDSPLRSDDPFPEPHNPKSPSKAIVSVDKHFSPLRSSHKPSSENLSLPPTPPPAVERRSPVVYYSRAVREDMAPGVTKVSPVRGGADVEGGEVGRERRSRAAVESILERSQKDVMMNRVALGFRVCEIIFCLISFSVMAADKTQGWTGDSFDRYKEYRYLVAVNVIGFAYSGFQAFDLAYSLATGKHFLSYHMRYHFNFSMDQILSYLLMSASSSSATRVDDWASNWGKDAFTEMASASIAMSFLAFVAFAFSSIISGYSLCNRSSS, encoded by the exons ATGAAAAATCCAAACCCAGAACCCAATTTCAGTTCAAATCATCGGAATCTCCATAAACAGAGCAGCAGCCATATATCAATGTCGGACACAGAGTCACAGGTGAGTCCAATTGATTCTTTCTACTCACCTCTTCGATCCGACTCGCCATTACGTTCTGATGACCCTTTCCCTGAACCCCACAACCCCAAATCACCTTCAAAGGCAATAGTTTCTGTTGACAAGCACTTCTCCCCACTCAGATCATCGCATAAACCTTCGTCGGAAAATTTGAGTTTGCCGCCGACCCCACCGCCGGCGGTGGAAAGGAGGTCACCGGTGGTGTATTATAGTAGGGCGGTTAGGGAGGATATGGCACCTGGGGTGACGAAGGTGAGTCCAGTACGTGGTGGTGCTGACGTGGAAGGGGGAGAAGTCGGCCGTGAGAGGCGGTCGAGGGCGGCTGTGGAGTCGATTCTTGAAAGGTCGCAAAAGGATGTTATGATGAACAGGGTGGCTTTGGGTTTTAGGGTTTGTGAGATTATTTTTTGCTTGATTTCTTTTTCGGTTATGGCAGCTGATAAAACTCAAGGTTGGACTGGTGATTCATTTGATCGCTACAAAGAGTACAG GTATTTGGTAGCTGTTAATGTTATTGGATTTGCATATTCTGGATTTCAAGCATTTGATCTAGCATACAGTTTGGCAACTGGGAAACACTTTCTCTCTTACCATATGCGATATCATTTCAATTTCTCAATGGATCAG ATACTGTCATATCTTCTTATGTCTGCATCCTCTTCTTCTGCAACAAGGGTAGACGACTGGGCATCAAATTGGGGAAAAGACGCGTTCACAGAAATGGCAAGTGCATCAATCGCGATGTCTTTCCTGGCTTTCGTTGCTTTTGCCTTCAGCTCTATCATATCTGGTTATAGCCTCTGCAACCGTAGTTCCTCATGA